The segment ATTGCATTTAAAGTCATTGCTGTATCAATTAATGTTTCACCTTTTTTAATTGCTGAATTTCCCATATTCATAGACATTACGTCTGCACCTAATCTTTTTCCTGCCAATTCAAATGAACTTTGTGTTCTAGTCGAGGGTTCAAAAAAAAGATTAATTTGTGTTTTTCCATTTAGAACATTCAATCTTTTGTTCTTACTTTGGTTAAGTTTTATGAATTTTTGAGATTCATCTAGAATCAAATTAACATCATTAATTGATAAATCTTGGATGCCTAACAAATGTTTTTGAGAGATTTTAATAGCTTTGTTTGATTTAGTTGCCATTAAAATTAACTCTATAGTCATAAAGAAGCTTTATGGCAAGCATTAATTGTTTAAAAAATCTATTGCTCCTTGAAGTATGAAAGCTGCTGCATTTTGATCAATATTTTTTTCCCTTTTACTTACATTTACATCTAGTTGACTAGACAAATTAAATGCTCCAACCGTAGAAAGTCTTTCGTCCCACAGGCAAACATCAATATCAATTGCCTTGTCTATGTTGTCAGAAACATCATTTACTGATTGAGACGATCTTCCCAATGTTCCATCCATATTGATAGGATTTCCTACTACAATTCCTTTAATATCGTATTCCTCAATAATTTTTTTTAGTTCATTAATTAATTCGTTAGTATTTGTCTTATTTATTGTTTTAAAAGGTGTGGCTATAGATTGCTTTTCGTCACAAATTGATACACCAATTCTTTTTGAGCCAAGGTCTAATCCAATTAATCTAGAGGTTTCAGACTGCTTTTTTTTTAAATCTTCGATAGTGATCATATTGTATATTTTTAACTTAAGTGATAGTTTGCGACATATCTAAATACCATATGACCATTGATCTTAAAACCATAAAACATATATCAAAATTATCAAGAATTTCTGTTGATGAACAAAAAGCCGAAAAACTAGCTGGTGATTTAAACTCAATATTTGAATTTATTGAAAAATTAAATGAACTAAAAACAGATAATGTTGAGCCATTGACATCAGTTGCTGAAACGACATTAAAATTTAGATCTGATGAGATTAAAAGTGAAAATATTAGAGAACAAATTATAAAAAATTCACCCGAAGATAATGAAGATTTTTTTGTAGTTCCAAAGGTAGTTGAATAATGCCCAACATAACCAATCAATCATTAACATCTTTAGTAGATAATATTAAAAATAAAGAATTATCTTCAGAGGAAGTTACCAAAGCATTTATAGACCGTTCAGAAAAATCAAAAGAATTAAATTCTTATATTTCCGAGGATTTTTCTAATGCAATTGATAAAGCTAAAAAATTTGATCAAAACCCTAATTTTGATTTAAAATTACCAGGCATACCTATGGCTGTAAAAGATCTATTTTGTACTGAAAATGTTCGAACTACTGCTGGTAGTAAAATTTTAGAAAATTTTGTTCCAACTTATGAGTCCACTGTTACTCAAAATATATGGAATGAGGGTGCTATTTTACTTGGTAAATTAAATTGTGATGAATTTGCGATGGGATCATCAAATGAAACAAGTTATTATGGAAATGTTCAAAATCCAATAGACAAAGGATTAGTACCAGGTGGTTCATCTGGCGGCTCAGCAGCAGCTGTATCAGGCCAACTTACGCCTATTACAATTGGAACTGATACAGGTGGATCTATTAGACAACCAGCATCATTTACTGGAACTGTAGGTTTAAAACCAACTTATGGAAGTTGCTCCAGATATGGAATTGTTGCTTTTGCCTCATCTTTAGATCAAGCAGGACCTATGGCTCAAAATGTCAAAGATTGTGCATTGCTACAAGAAGTTATCAGCACTTATGATAAAAAAGATTCTACATCAATAGACTTTAAAAGAAATCAATATAGCAAAGAATTAAACAAAGATATTAAAGGAAAAAAAATAGGTATTCCTAAAGAATACAGAGTAGATGGTATGCCAAAGGAAATAGAAGATTTATGGCAAAAGGGAATTCAATACGCAAAAGATTGTGGTGCTGAAATAATAGATATTTCTCTTCCTAACACTAGTTATGCTTTGCCTACATATTATATAGTGGCTCCTGCAGAAGCTTCATCAAATTTAGCAAGATATGATGGTGTAAAGTATGGCTTTAGAGCTAAGGGTGAAAATTTAATTGATATGTATGAAAAAACTAGATCCGAAGGTTTTGGTGCTGAAGTTCAAAGAAGAATAATGATCGGTACATACGTTTTATCATCAGGATATTATGATGCTTATTATTTAAAAGCTCAAAAAGTTAGAAAATTAATTAAAAATGATTTTGATGAAGCGTATAAACAAGTAGATGCAATCCTAACACCATCAACACCTAGCTCAGCTTTTAAAATAGGTGAAAAAAAAGATGATCCAGTTTCAATGTATTTAAATGATATATTTACAGTTCCAGTAAATCTAGCTGGACTACCAGCTATTTCTATTCCTGCAGGTCATGACGCAGCAGGCTATCCACTTGGATTACAAATAATTGGAAAAGCTTTTAAAGAGCAAGAAATATTAGATGTTGCCTATGCAATGGAAGAAAAAATTGGTTTTAAAAATAAGATTACTGATTGGTGGATTAAATAATGACCAAAGATAAATCTAAATATTTG is part of the Candidatus Pelagibacter sp. HTCC7211 genome and harbors:
- the ruvX gene encoding Holliday junction resolvase RuvX — its product is MITIEDLKKKQSETSRLIGLDLGSKRIGVSICDEKQSIATPFKTINKTNTNELINELKKIIEEYDIKGIVVGNPINMDGTLGRSSQSVNDVSDNIDKAIDIDVCLWDERLSTVGAFNLSSQLDVNVSKREKNIDQNAAAFILQGAIDFLNN
- the gatC gene encoding Asp-tRNA(Asn)/Glu-tRNA(Gln) amidotransferase subunit GatC codes for the protein MTIDLKTIKHISKLSRISVDEQKAEKLAGDLNSIFEFIEKLNELKTDNVEPLTSVAETTLKFRSDEIKSENIREQIIKNSPEDNEDFFVVPKVVE
- the gatA gene encoding Asp-tRNA(Asn)/Glu-tRNA(Gln) amidotransferase subunit GatA produces the protein MPNITNQSLTSLVDNIKNKELSSEEVTKAFIDRSEKSKELNSYISEDFSNAIDKAKKFDQNPNFDLKLPGIPMAVKDLFCTENVRTTAGSKILENFVPTYESTVTQNIWNEGAILLGKLNCDEFAMGSSNETSYYGNVQNPIDKGLVPGGSSGGSAAAVSGQLTPITIGTDTGGSIRQPASFTGTVGLKPTYGSCSRYGIVAFASSLDQAGPMAQNVKDCALLQEVISTYDKKDSTSIDFKRNQYSKELNKDIKGKKIGIPKEYRVDGMPKEIEDLWQKGIQYAKDCGAEIIDISLPNTSYALPTYYIVAPAEASSNLARYDGVKYGFRAKGENLIDMYEKTRSEGFGAEVQRRIMIGTYVLSSGYYDAYYLKAQKVRKLIKNDFDEAYKQVDAILTPSTPSSAFKIGEKKDDPVSMYLNDIFTVPVNLAGLPAISIPAGHDAAGYPLGLQIIGKAFKEQEILDVAYAMEEKIGFKNKITDWWIK